TTAAAGCGTGAGGCAATTGCTTCAATGGAAAAGCCTTCTGCTCAAATTCTTCATTGTTGAAGAAATTGGTAATAGAACCACAAGCAAGGATCAAATGATCATAGCTGAGTTCACCAATGTTAGTTTCTACAATTTTCTCTACAGGATCGATCTTATGAGCACTTGCCATTCTAAAGAAGAAATTCTTTTTCTTTTGAAAGGTCTTTCTCAAAGGACCTGCAATCGAATCTGGCTCCAGACCAGCTGTAGCCACCTGATACAGCAGGGGCTGAAAGGTGTGATAGTTGTATCTGTCCAATAAGACCACCTGATATTTTCGGGTATCGATCCGCTTGACAAAACGAAGACCTCCAAAACCACCACCGATGATGACAATTCTTGGAAGATCAGACTTGGGAATATTGATTTTTTCGAGTTGGGAGATGTGCGCTTGATTCATGTGAGTAAGTGTTGATAACACATTGATAGATACGAGCGCGAAGGTAGCGAGTTGACGAATTTAAAGGAATAATCCAGACACTATTAAACATAAAAAAGGGGCAAAAAACATATTGTTCCTTGCCCCTGCTCATATAAAGGTTTTTATCAAGCCTCTGCTGCTTGTTTTCTTTGCCAGAAGAAAATGAAGATGAACACTACGGTTAGCAATATAGGTATGACTGCTATATTGGCCAAGGTGGCCTGACCAGCAGCCAACTCCAGGGCCTCACCTACCATACCCTCGGAAGCCAAAGTGGCTCGATGTCCTTCGATCCACCCGCCTATGATCGGCTGAAAGATCGAAAGGCCCAGCATACCCACCCCACCAATCAGAGACATACCCAGCGCACCTGTTTTAGGCTGATACTCGGCGATGAAAGAAATCATATTGGGCCAGAAATAGCACACGCCAATGGCAAACAAGATGGCTGCTACATAGACCATTCCTCCTGTCGCGATACTCATCAAATAGATAGCGAAAGAAGATATAACAGCTGAAGAAAGTAAAACACCCGTGATATTCAAGCGGTGAATTAATGGCCCGGCAAATAATCGGCCCACTGCCATCAGTACAGTTACCATCGCCAATACCAAAAGCGGTTGAGCGCCGGAGTTTGCCAATATCCTTTCAACCCACGATTGGGTCCCTAGTTCGGTTGTAGCCGTCAGCGCCATACAAATGAGCATCACCCAGTAGATCGGTGAGGTCAAAATGGCTTTGAAGTTTTCAGCTGTTGAGCTGCTGGATTCGCTTTGTGTCTTTGGGAATTGCTGACCTCTAAACATGAAAAAATAGATCAATGCCGGTATATACATGATCGACAGTTTGATCTGCCAGCCACCTCCCATATTGGCCACCAACAAAG
This is a stretch of genomic DNA from Reichenbachiella ulvae. It encodes these proteins:
- a CDS encoding MFS transporter, encoding MDNGLNKNRLFIASCFALLTTAFAFGIRAGIMNDLVADMSLTDRQLGWINFMGIFGFPIATLIGGPLYNTLGPKRIGNIAFICHILGITFSILSNSFFTLFFSTFFISFANGMVEAAYNPMIAAMYDEKRATMLNRFHVWFPGGIAIGSVLALLVANMGGGWQIKLSIMYIPALIYFFMFRGQQFPKTQSESSSSTAENFKAILTSPIYWVMLICMALTATTELGTQSWVERILANSGAQPLLVLAMVTVLMAVGRLFAGPLIHRLNITGVLLSSAVISSFAIYLMSIATGGMVYVAAILFAIGVCYFWPNMISFIAEYQPKTGALGMSLIGGVGMLGLSIFQPIIGGWIEGHRATLASEGMVGEALELAAGQATLANIAVIPILLTVVFIFIFFWQRKQAAEA